CGGAGGCACCTCGTCGGGCCCCAAGGCGGCGACGCCCCCGGCCACCTTCCCCTCCTCACCCGCCGGCCTCCCCAACATAATCATCATCCTGGCCGACGACCTCGGTTACGGCGACATGAGTGCCAACGGCCCCTCCCGGCTGAAGACCCCCAACCTGGATCAGATGGCCGCGGAGGGGGTGCGCCTCACCGGCTTCGACGTCCCCGCAGCAATCTGCGCCCCTTCGCGGGCCGCCCTCATGACCGGGCGCTATCCGGTGCGGACGGGGATCTTCTGGAACCCTCCCGTGCGCCTGAATCCGGGGGAGATCACGATCGCCGAGGCCCTAAAGGCTCGCGGGTACGTCACCTCCATGGTGGGGAAATGGCACCTGGGCTGGGACCGCGACGACATGCCCACCCACCACGGCTTCGACTTCTACTACGGCATGCCCGCGGGCGAGGACCCGAACTACTTCATGAGGCAGGACCAGATCACCAACGATGGCGTGGGCCTGGAGGAGCTGGCCTGGCGCTACACGGTGGAGGCGGTCGACTTCATTCACTCCGTTCGGGATCGCCCCTTCTTCCTCTACCTCGCCCACCGCTCCCCCCACACGCCGCTCTACGCCTCCTACCGCTTCGCGGGCACCTCCTCGGCGGGAATCCTGGGAGACGTGGTGGCGGAGCTGGACTGGGGGGTGGGGGAGGTGATCCGGGCCCTCCGCGAGACGGGCCATGATCGGGACACGTTCGTCTTCTTCTTCAGCGACAACGGGCCGGACCTGAAGGAAGGGTCGGAGAGCGGCTCCGCGGGCCCGTTCTCGGGCGGAAAGGGCTCTCCCCAGGAGGGGGGATTGCGCGAGCCCGCGATCGCCTGGTGGCCGGGGCGCCTTCCCGCGGGCAAGGTGGTGACGGAGCCCACCGTCAGCATGGACCTCTTCCCGACGGTGTTGGCCCTGGCCGGGGGCACCCTGCCCACGGACCGAAACTACGACGGGCAGGATATCTTCAAGGTGCTCACGGGAGAGGTGACGATGATCCCGGGGCCGGGGGTGGACGGGGGCCGCGAGCTCCTCTCCTGGGAGGGTGAGGCCGCGGTCGCCCTGCGCACCGGCAAATGGAAGTACCTGGGACCGGGGTTCTGGCAGCTGACCCCCGGCTTCTACGACCTCGAGGCCGATCCCGGAGAGAGGAACGACCTCTCGGCCGCCCAACCCGACCTGGCCCGGCGCATGAAAGATCGGCTGGCGGAGGACTTCCTCGAAGTCACCCGCGGCAAATGAGGCGGTGGGCGCCTCTTCTGGGGGCGGCGGCGCTGGTCCTGCCCCTGGTCGGTTCCTGCGGCTCGGGTTCTTCGCCCGCGGCACCCGCGCCGCCGCAAGGGATCGTGTTCGTGGGAAGCACGCCCGGCTCGGGGGGCGTGGTCACCCTCGAGTGTCCCTTCCACTTGTGCGGGGACGGCCCTTTGAACCTCTCCCTCCGGGTGGTTTCCTCCGTGGCCGTCCCCAATGCAACTGTCCGTTCCCGTTTCCTGGACACGACGGGGAAGGAATGCGCATTCGTTTTC
The DNA window shown above is from Vicinamibacteria bacterium and carries:
- a CDS encoding sulfatase-like hydrolase/transferase — encoded protein: MRWARAERSGGPAGRVVLVALWLASCGGTSSGPKAATPPATFPSSPAGLPNIIIILADDLGYGDMSANGPSRLKTPNLDQMAAEGVRLTGFDVPAAICAPSRAALMTGRYPVRTGIFWNPPVRLNPGEITIAEALKARGYVTSMVGKWHLGWDRDDMPTHHGFDFYYGMPAGEDPNYFMRQDQITNDGVGLEELAWRYTVEAVDFIHSVRDRPFFLYLAHRSPHTPLYASYRFAGTSSAGILGDVVAELDWGVGEVIRALRETGHDRDTFVFFFSDNGPDLKEGSESGSAGPFSGGKGSPQEGGLREPAIAWWPGRLPAGKVVTEPTVSMDLFPTVLALAGGTLPTDRNYDGQDIFKVLTGEVTMIPGPGVDGGRELLSWEGEAAVALRTGKWKYLGPGFWQLTPGFYDLEADPGERNDLSAAQPDLARRMKDRLAEDFLEVTRGK